The proteins below come from a single Stomoxys calcitrans chromosome 1, idStoCalc2.1, whole genome shotgun sequence genomic window:
- the LOC106094804 gene encoding G-protein coupled receptor Mth2 gives MDVYSFVRFVLLMTITKLCQTKDIFKCDFHDTIDLTNAFRYDDKYFFKNHMFSPEVVEVYDYEETLDGHLVDREPHPRACFCNVQFCMKYCCNPHREWLSPDGRHCQKFNSPLLYNAKVQVLLDNGYIESHNVEDNFIITQGKVCENSKVVKPITVNWHIMENGSLLLADDKGSMVPRRDFCLMTLRTETDDDDEDDKQWFLEPFVCSEPDVNDGDTYTYNPNKEGTGLIGIISTPFILMTVVFHMVRPEHKNLRGKCLILCLASMAIGNTLLSAVSLSGALYPRVLCQTMGVMAYLFLESSFIWLTIIGYDMWRNSKTFIAIFNERKRFFKYLEYGCGIPLVLTTVLIFLRRIDLPDIYTPNMDREYCWWISYDWAGVLYYFGLNAFILLINFLFSALTLWKELPYMRKCEELRRYIDMVERSLCLYSLLFAIMASCFAFKMYVFMSDLLERNTSPVTVYIAESVSITEGPLIFFVLVLMPLSKRRWQGSSASITELEESLQRADTMESTYQAPIVITSQLK, from the exons ATGGATGTCTATTCCTTTGTGCGCTTTGttcttctcatgaccattacTAAACTATGCCAAACTAAGGATATTTTCAAGTGCGATTTCCACGATACAATTGATTTAACAAATGCCTTTCGTTATGAcgataaatatttctttaaaaatcataTGTTTTCCCCTGAGGTAGTAGAAGTGTATGACTATGAAGAAACTCTTGACGGACATCTGGTAGATCGAGAACCACATCCTAGGGCTTGCTTTTGTAATGTCCAGTTTTGTATGAAATATTGCTGTAATCCCCACAGGGAATGGCTTTCACCCGATGGCAGACATTGTCAGAAGTTCAACAGTCCTTTGCTATATAACGCTAAAGTTCAAGTCTTACTAGATAATGGTTATATTGAGTCACACAAtgttgaagataatttcatcaTAACACAGGGAAAAGTGTGCGAAAATAGCAAAGTAGTTAAGCCCATCACGGTTAATTGGCATATTATGGAAAATGGATCGCTTTTACTAGCTGATGATAAGGGTTCGATGGTGCCAAGGAGAGATTTTTGTCTGATGACCCTAAGAACTGAAACCGATGATGACGATGAGGATGATAAGCAATGGTTTTTGGAGCCCTTTGTCTGTTCTGAGCCAGATGTAAATGACGGGGACACCTACACCTACAATCCCAACAAGGAAGGCACTGGCTTAATTGGCATAATTTCAACTCCTTTCATACTTATGACAGTGGTATTCCATATGGTGCGACCAGAGCATAAAAATCTTCGAGGTAAATGCCTAATACTTTGCCTGGCTTCAATGGCCATTGGCAATACTCTTCTCTCCGCAGTTTCCCTAAGTGGTGCTCTATATCCTAGGGTGCTGTGCCAGACTATGG GTGTTATGGCCTATTTATTTCTGGAGAGCAGCTTCATTTGGCTTACCATCATTGGCTATGACATGTGGAGGAACTCTAAAACTTTTATAGCTATTTTCAATGAAAGAAAGCGTTTTTTTAAATACTTGGAATATGGCTGCGGTATCCCCCTGGTATTAACAACAGTTCTAATATTTCTTCGCAGAATTGATCTGCCGGACATCTACACACCGAATATGGACAGAGAATATTGCTGGTGGATAT CTTATGATTGGGCAGGAGTCCTATATTACTTTGGcctaaatgcatttattttgctTATTAATTTCCTATTTTCTGCCTTGACCCTATGGAAGGAGTTACCCTACATGAGGAAGTGTGAGGAGTTGAGGCGCTACATAGATATGGTGGAGAGAAG TCTTTGTCTCTACTCGCTTCTGTTCGCGATTATGGCTTCCTGTTTTGCATTTAAAATGTATGTCTTTATGAGTGATTTGCTGGAGCGCAATACGAGCCCCGTTACGGTCTATATTGCCGAGAGTGTTTCCATTACCGAAGGacctttgatattttttgtacTTGTGCTAATGCCATTGTCAAAACGGAG ATGGCAGGGCAGCAGTGCATCCATTACAGAACTCGAAGAATCTTTACAACGTGCTGATACCATGGAAAGTACCTATCAAGCTCCCATTGTGATCACTAGTCAACTAAAATGA